Proteins from one Telopea speciosissima isolate NSW1024214 ecotype Mountain lineage chromosome 1, Tspe_v1, whole genome shotgun sequence genomic window:
- the LOC122661497 gene encoding probable aspartic proteinase GIP2: MAVFSLRFMLFSSLLLNFLLNLASLSDAKQSFRPKALVLPISKDASTLQYLTTINQRTPRVSLNVVLDLGGQSLWVDCEQGYNSSSYRPARCHSSRCSLAKSNSCSGTNTCGVIVDNTVTGTATTGDLGDDVVSIQSPDGSNPGRVVTVSHFLFACAPTFILKGLASTAKGMAGLGRTRISLPSQFSAAFSFHKKFAICLSSSTSASYNGVLFFGAGPYKFLPNVDVSTNNLVYTKLYINPVSTASAYTSGDASSEYFIGVKSIKVQDKAVSLNTSLLSIQSSTGYGGTKISTVDPYTVMETSIYKAVTKAFIKAAASRNITRVGAVSPFGVCFDLKTVHGTRLGASVPTIDLVMESESVKWSIYGANSMVQVNNEVICLGFLDGGSNPRTSIVIGGYQLEDNLLQFDLANSKLGFSYSLLGYQTTCSNFNFTSTA; encoded by the coding sequence ATGGCTGTTTTCTCTCTCCGATTCATGCTTTTCTCTTCTCTGCTTCTTAATTTTCTGCTCAACCTCGCTTCTCTATCCGATGCAAAACAGAGCTTCCGCCCCAAGGCCCTCGTCCTTCCCATCTCCAAAGATGCTTCCACACTACAATACCTCACCACTATCAATCAGAGGACTCCACGCGTGTCCCTCAATGTCGTCCTCGATTTGGGAGGTCAGTCTCTATGGGTTGATTGCGAGCAAGGCTACAACTCATCCTCCTATCGCCCCGCCCGTTGCCACTCTTCCCGGTGTTCCCTCGCTAAGTCCAACTCCTGCAGCGGTACCAACACATGCGGTGTCATCGTAGACAACACCGTCACTGGCACTGCCACCACCGGAGATCTCGGTGATGACGTGGTTTCCATCCAATCCCCCGATGGATCCAACCCTGGTCGTGTCGTCACCGTATCTCACTTCCTCTTCGCCTGCGCTCCTACCTTCATCTTAAAGGGCCTAGCCAGCACCGCCAAGGGAATGGCCGGACTCGGTCGCACCCGCATCTCATTGCCATCTCAGTTCTCTGCAGCTTTTAGCTTCCACAAGAAATTCGCAATCTGCCTCTCCTCTTCCACCTCCGCCTCATACAACGGTGTCTTATTCTTCGGTGCTGGACCTTACAAATTCCTCCCCAACGTCGATGTCTCCACAAATAATCTCGTATACACCAAGCTCTACATCAACCCCGTCAGCACCGCATCGGCTTACACATCTGGTGATGCTTCTTCGGAGTACTTCATCGGAGTCAAGTCCATCAAAGTCCAAGACAAGGCCGTCTCGTTGAACACGTCCTTGCTTTCCATCCAAAGTAGCACAGGCTACGGTGGGACCAAGATTAGTACCGTCGACCCATACACGGTGATGGAGACATCCATTTACAAGGCCGTAACCAAAGCTTTCATCAAGGCGGCTGCGTCCAGGAATATTACCAGGGTAGGGGCTGTGTCACCTTTTGGGGTGTGCTTCGACCTCAAGACCGTCCATGGAACCCGACTAGGAGCTTCGGTGCCGACGATCGATTTGGTGATGGAGAGCGAGAGTGTGAAATGGAGTATATACGGAGCAAACTCGATGGTGCAGGTGAACAACGAAGTGATCTGTCTTGGGTTCCTGGACGGAGGTTCAAACCCAAGGACATCTATAGTGATAGGTGGGTATCAGCTGGAGGATAACCTGCTACAGTTCGATCTGGCCAATTCCAAGCTTGGGTTTAGTTATTCTTTACTCGGCTATCAAACCACTTGTTCCAATTTCAACTTCACTTCCACTGCTTAA
- the LOC122670975 gene encoding RAN GTPase-activating protein 2-like, producing METFQQRPFSIKLWPPSQSTRLMLVERMTKNLSTPSIFSRKHGLLSKEEAEENARQIEEVAFATANQHHEKEPDGDGSSAVQLYAKESSKLMVEVLKKGPQTKNDEGLTVSDKVLPSHETFFDISGGRRAFIDEQEAEELLSPLKEQGNSYTKICFSNRSFGIGAAHIVEPILVSLKDQLTEVDLSDFIAGRPEAEALEVMNVFSSALEGCVLKSLNLSNNALGEKGVRAFAALLKSQNSLEQLYLMNDGISEEAARAVCELIPSTEKLKVLHFHNNMTGDEGAIAISEVVRQSPSLEDFRCSSTRVGSEGGFALAEALGTCAHLEKLDLRDNMFGLDAGVALSKAFSGHAGLKAVYLSYLNLEDEGATALVNALKESATSLEILDMAGNDITAKAAPAIAACVTVKQFLTKLNLAENELKDEGAIIIAKALEDGHNQLEEVDLSTTLIRRVGARLLAHTVVHKPKFKLLNINGNFISDEGIDELKEIFKKSPEVLGPLDENDPEGEEDAGEEDEDESKEEGDEDGDELESKLKHLEVKQEE from the coding sequence ATGGAGACTTTTCAACAACGCCCTTTTTCAATTAAACTGTGGCCCCCCAGCCAGAGTACAAGGCTTATGCTTGTGGAAAGAATGACCAAGAATCTTTCCACTCCATCCATTTTCTCCAGAAAGCATGGTCTCTTAAGCAAAGAAGAAGCTGAGGAGAATGCCAGACAAATAGAAGAAGTGGCTTTTGCTACTGCAAATCAACATCATGAGAAGGAGCCAGATGGTGATGGAAGTTCTGCAGTGCAACTTTATGCCAAGGAATCTAGCAAGCTTATGGTGGAGGTTCTTAAAAAAGGCCCACAAACTAAAAATGACGAGGGACTCACAGTATCTGACAAAGTTTTGCCGTCTCATGAAACTTTTTTCGACATCTCTGGAGGCCGTCGAGCCTTTATTGATGAACAGGAGGCAGAGGAGCTTCTCAGTCCTTTAAAAGAGCAGGGGAATTCATACACAAAGATTTGTTTCAGCAATAGAAGCTTTGGCATTGGTGCAGCACACATTGTGGAGCCCATCTTGGTATCTCTCAAAGATCAATTAACAGAAGTAGATCTATCAGATTTTATTGCAGGAAGACCGGAGGCGGAAGCTCTTGAAGTGATGAATGTCTTTTCATCAGCCTTGGAAGGCTGTGTTTTGAAATCTCTCAACCTCTCGAATAATGCCCTAGGTGAGAAGGGTGTCAGGGCATTTGCTGCGCTCTTGAAATCTCAGAATAGCTTGGAGCAGCTATATTTGATGAATGATGGAATCTCCGAGGAAGCTGCACGTGCAGTATGTGAGTTAATTCCTTCCACAGAGAAGCTTAAGGTCCTTCACTTTCACAATAACATGACAGGAGATGAGGGCGCTATTGCTATTTCTGAGGTTGTGAGGCAATCCCCTTCATTGGAGGATTTCAGATGCTCCTCTACAAGGGTGGGTTCTGAAGGAGGTTTTGCCCTGGCAGAGGCACTTGGAACATGTGCTCATTTGGAGAAGCTTGACCTACGTGACAACATGTTTGGTCTGGATGCTGGAGTTGCTCTGAGCAAAGCTTTTTCAGGGCATGCAGGTCTTAAAGCGGTTTACTTAAGCTACCTGAACCTGGAAGATGAAGGAGCTACAGCTCTTGTCAATGCTCTCAAAGAATCCGCTACATCATTGGAAATTTTGGACATGGCAGGAAATGACATTACTGCTAAAGCTGCTCCTGCCATAGCTGCCTGTGTCACAGTAAAGCAGTTCCTTACCAAACTCAACTTAGCTGAGAATGAACTGAAGGATGAGGGTGCTATTATAATTGCCAAGGCATTGGAAGACGGTCATAACCAGCTAGAAGAAGTTGATCTCAGCACTACGTTAATAAGGAGGGTTGGTGCCAGGCTTTTGGCACACACGGTGGTGCATAAGCCTAAGTTCAAGTTGCTGAACATCAATGGAAATTTTATTTCTGATGAAGGTATTGACGAGTTAAAGGAGATCTTTAAGAAATCCCCTGAAGTGCTTGGGCCCTTGGATGAAAACGACCCTGAAGGTGAAGAGGATGCGGGggaagaggatgaagatgaaTCCAAAGAGGAAGGTGATGAAGATGGGGATGAATTGGAATCAAAGCTTAAGCATCTTGAAGTGAAGCAAGAGGAGTAG
- the LOC122670967 gene encoding putative UDP-glucuronate:xylan alpha-glucuronosyltransferase 5 encodes MGTKRIKKTYVPNLTLKLLFFLLLSLSLSLLLLRLFSSVLLLNTPQDHIKCLQLQDDHPKILLISPPIVNYNPNQSPPSPPPPPPPPPPQLMLLVHEVLLKEKAEKTKIGLINFSEREREAWDQLGETSLISFDRVKEEVRWEDLFPEWINEERWPLPRCPEIPMPAFEKYGELDMVVSKVPCGSIEEIKKGVRDVVRLQVNLVVANLVVRNGRRRDEGGGDRPVYVVFIGSCEPMWEIFRCDDLLRHEGDLWIYKPELKKLKEKVEMPVGTCRLAIPYVKQGDGRIRYEFSKLRNLIDQPREAYGTILHSSEAYVCGAIALAQSIILTKSTKDLVLLADKSITKKSKQALTAAGWKIKLIERIQNPYAEKDAYNEWNYSKLRMWQLTEYDKVIFIDSDLIVLKNMDNFFANSQLSAIGNDNILFNSGVMLIEPSQCMFEMLMKKRHTMVSYNGGDQGFLNEAFTWWHRWPKTLNYLKIFDQGNETEREIPKSVFAIHYLGLKPWMCYRDYDCNWDVLDHHVYGSDLAHKRWWQVYDAIPKRLRGFCGLSRFMDSSLRVQRAWAKNAKLPDGHWKIKVRDPRQHHR; translated from the exons ATGGGTACCAAGAGGATCAAGAAGACCTATGTCCCTAACCTAACTCTAaagcttctcttcttcctccttctctccctctctctctcccttctacTCCTTAGACTCTTCTCCTCAGTTCTCTTGTTAAACACTCCTCAAGATCACATCAAGTGTCTTCAACTACAAGATGATCATCCAAAGATCCTCCTCATCTCGCCGCCAATCGTCAATTACAACCCAAATCAATCCCCACCAtcaccgccgccgccgccgccgccgccgccgccacaGCTAATGCTACTCGTTCATGAAGTACTACTCAAAGAGAAAGCAGAGAAAACCAAGATTGGATTGATTAACTTtagtgaaagagaaagagaagcatgGGATCAACTGGGTGAGACGAGTTTAATAAGTTTTGATCGAGTGAAAGAGGAGGTAAGATGGGAAGACTTGTTCCCTGAATGGATCAATGAAGAGAGATGGCCATTACCAAGATGCCCGGAAATCCCGATGCCGGCGTTCGAAAAGTACGGTGAATTAGACATGGTGGTGTCCAAGGTTCCCTGTGGAAGCATAGAGGAGATCAAGAAAGGGGTAAGGGATGTGGTAAGGCTGCAAGTGAATCTAGTGGTTGCTAATTTGGTCGTGAGGAATGGTCGGAGGAGAGACGAGGGTGGTGGTGACCGGCCGGTGTACGTCGTGTTTATCGGATCTTGTGAGCCTATGTGGGAGATATTCAGGTGTGATGATCTGTTGAGACATGAAGGAGACTTATGGATTTACAAACCAGAgttgaagaaattgaaagagaaGGTGGAAATGCCTGTGGGGACTTGTCGACTTGCTATACCTTACGTCAAACAAG GTGATGGAAGAATAAGGTATGAGTTCTCTAAACTTAGGAATCTCATAGATCAACCAAGAGAAGCCTATGGAACAATTCTCCATTCTTCAGAGGCATATGTCTGTGGTGCCATAGCACTAGCCCAAAGCATAATTTTAACCAAATCCACCAAAGATCTAGTCCTACTTGCAGACAAATCCATAACCAAGAAAAGCAAGCAAGCCCTCACAGCTGCGGGATGGAAGATCAAGCTCATCGAACGAATTCAAAACCCATATGCAGAGAAAGATGCTTACAATGAATGGAACTATAGTAAGCTAAGAATGTGGCAACTTACAGAGTATGATAAGGTCATCTTCATAGATTCTGATCTTATTGTACTCAAGAACATGGATAATTTCTTTGCGAATTCACAATTATCCGCCATTGGCAATGACAACATACTATTCAACTCTGGTGTAATGTTGATAGAACCCTCACAATGTATGTTTGAGATGCTAATGAAGAAGAGACATACCATGGTTTCTTATAATGGAGGAGACCAAGGCTTCCTTAATGAAGCCTTTACATGGTGGCATCGTTGGCCTAAGACATTGAATTACCTAAAGATTTTCGATCAGGGAAATGAGACCGAACGCGAAATCCCTAAATCTGTATTTGCCATTCACTATTTAGGTTTGAAGCCATGGATGTGTTATAGAGACTATGATTGCAATTGGGATGTCTTGGATCACCATGTTTATGGTAGTGACTTAGCTCACAAGAGGTGGTGGCAAGTCTATGATGCCATACCCAAGAGATTGCGAGGATTTTGTGGTCTCTCTAGATTCATGGATTCAAGTCTAAGGGTGCAAAGAGCTTGGGCAAAGAATGCCAAGTTGCCTGATGGACATTGGAAGATCAAGGTAAGGGATCCGCGGCAACACCACCGATGA
- the LOC122662215 gene encoding putative UDP-glucuronate:xylan alpha-glucuronosyltransferase 5 produces MASKSKGSGPRFKLFAISLLSVSLSLLILTSTFQPKTHHIVVHHLQNRLPGEMSNWAMDIPMELPKKLSPPCDFIGKVFKRDAKIGLVNIEEGGEEEEEWAALGRTSVVQFDQVQEEIQWKDLFPEWIDEEEKWRQPNCPEIPMLKFKDYEEFDVVVAKIPCGDVVQKQGQGLRDVFRLQVNLVVANLVVRSGRRYYDDGDDDRTVYVVFIGSCGPMWEIFRCDDLLIHEGNSWIYRPDLRRLLQKVHMPVGSCKLALPHMIQGEGRVNYDFSKLYNPIEQPREAYVTILHSSEAYVCGAIALAQSIIQTGSSKDLVLLADQSISKKTRQALRTSGWKIKNIKRIRNPLGRKNAYNEWNYSKIRLWQLVEYDKVIFIDSDSIVLKNIDKFFGSPELSAVGNDKFLFNSGIMLIEPSMCVFKLLMKKRHKLVSYNGGDQGFLNEAFTWWHRWPARLNYLKVFNGSREKDETEHDQVLAENVYGIHYLGLKPWMCYRDYDCNWDRLDFQRFGSDSIHSRWWEVYDAMPKRLQKYCGLTERMDVRINKWRSRARFANLSDGHWEIQVKDPRQRL; encoded by the exons ATGGCTTCCAAGTCCAAGGGTTCAGGTCCCAGGTTCAAGCTCTTTgccatctctcttctctctgtgtctctctcccttcttattCTAACCTCAACTTTCCAGCCAAAAACTCACCACATTGTGGTTCATCACCTGCAAAATCGATTGCCTGGGGAAATGTCCAACTGGGCAATGGATATACCGATGGAGCTGCCAAAGAAACTGTCCCCTCCATGTGATTTCATTGGTAAAGTGTTCAAAAGGGATGCCAAGATAGGTCTAGTGAACAtagaggaaggaggagaagaagaagaagaatgggcagCATTGGGAAGGACAAGTGTGGTACAGTTCGATCAAGTGCAAGAAGAGATACAGTGGAAGGACTTGTTCCCTGAATGGATAGATGAAGAGGAGAAATGGAGGCAACCCAATTGTCCTGAGATTCCAATGCTGAAGTTCAAAGACTACGAAGAATTTGATGTTGTGGTGGCCAAAATCCCCTGTGGAGATGTAGTTCAGAAACAGGGCCAAGGGTTAAGGGATGTTTTCAGGTTACAAGTCAATTTAGTGGTTGCTAATTTGGTAGTAAGGAGTGGTAGGAGATACTATGATGACGGCGATGATGATCGGACGGTGTACGTCGTGTTCATTGGGTCTTGTGGACCCATGTGGGAGATCTTCAGGTGTGATGATCTCTTGATACATGAAGGTAACTCTTGGATTTACAGACCTGATTTGAGGAGACTATTACAAAAGGTGCATATGCCTGTTGGATCCTGCAAACTTGCTCTACCTCATATGATACAAG GTGAAGGAAGAGTTAATTATGATTTCTCAAAACTGTATAACCCAATAGAACAACCAAGAGAAGCTTATGTAACAATCCTGCATTCATCAGAAGCTTATGTATGTGGTGCCATAGCTTTAGCCCAAAGCATAATCCAAACTGGTTCTTCCAAAGATCTTGTCCTGCTAGCCGATCAATCCATAAGCAAGAAAACCCGGCAAGCTCTTCGGACATCTGGCTGgaaaatcaaaaacatcaagCGAATTCGAAACCCACTTGGCCGTAAAAATGCATACAACGAGTGGAACTACAGTAAGATTCGGTTGTGGCAATTAGTCGAATATGATAAGGTCATATTCATAGACTCCGATTCGATTGTTTTAAAGAACATAGATAAATTTTTTGGTTCACCAGAGTTATCAGCTGTGGGAAACGATAAGTTTCTATTCAACAGTGGGATTATGTTGATCGAGCCATCAATGTGTGTGTTCAAGTTATTGATGAAGAAGAGACATAAATTGGTTTCTTATAATGGAGGAGATCAAGGTTTTCTTAATGAAGCTTTCACATGGTGGCACCGTTGGCCTGCAAGATTGAATTATTTGAAAGTGTTTAATGGGTCGAGGGAGAAAGATGAAACAGAGCATGATCAGGTGCTGGCGGAGAATGTGTATGGAATCCATTATTTGGGGTTGAAACCATGGATGTGTTATAGAGACTATGATTGTAACTGGGATAGGTTGGATTTTCAACGTTTTGGTAGTGACTCGATTCATAGTAGGTGGTGGGAAGTCTATGATGCAATGCCTAAGAGGTTGCAGAAGTATTGTGGTCTTACAGAGCGCATGGATGTTAGGATCAACAAGTGGAGAAGTAGAGCACGGTTTGCTAATTTGTCAGATGGACACTGGGAGATCCAAGTGAAAGACCCCAGACAGCGCCTTTGA